From a single Micromonospora pallida genomic region:
- a CDS encoding TadE family type IV pilus minor pilin, whose translation MPGRTPDTADRGSFTAELAAGLPALMLLLLAGLTAVNAVTTKATCLDAAREAALAASRGESGRTAGARVAPAGADIAVQVGEERVTVTVRAPVRALGANLPRVTVAATAVAAVEPGTPAPAS comes from the coding sequence GTGCCCGGCCGCACCCCGGACACCGCCGATCGAGGCTCCTTCACGGCTGAGCTGGCGGCCGGCCTGCCGGCGCTGATGCTCTTACTCCTGGCCGGGTTGACTGCGGTCAACGCGGTGACCACGAAGGCCACCTGTCTGGACGCGGCCCGGGAGGCGGCGCTCGCCGCCTCCCGGGGCGAGAGCGGGCGGACGGCCGGCGCCCGGGTCGCTCCGGCCGGGGCCGACATCGCAGTTCAGGTGGGCGAGGAGCGGGTGACCGTGACGGTGCGGGCCCCGGTACGGGCGCTCGGCGCGAACCTGCCCCGGGTCACCGTGGCCGCCACGGCGGTCGCCGCCGTCGAGCCGGGCACACCCGCTCCGGCGTCATGA
- a CDS encoding DUF4244 domain-containing protein, translating to MARLRGDAGMNTAEYAVGTLAAVAFAGILLKVLTSGNVQSALTAVIDRALK from the coding sequence ATGGCCCGCCTGCGCGGGGACGCCGGGATGAACACCGCCGAGTACGCCGTCGGCACCCTCGCCGCCGTCGCCTTCGCCGGCATCCTGTTGAAGGTGCTGACCAGCGGCAACGTGCAGTCGGCACTGACCGCGGTGATCGACCGGGCACTCAAGTGA
- a CDS encoding type II secretion system F family protein, with translation MLARPRDRATAATPQRRPDVIRLTAGLAGVAVAVVVGGWLGLAGGVVAAGALDRLLRRIEPPTVRDRRLAEVADLPLAADLLAAAMRAGAPVDRAVIAVAEALGGPLADRLGRVGRTLLLGGTPEEAWMHLAPVDGADRLVTAAVRSAQSGAALAGALARLADDLRTDRALAAEASARRAGVLIVLPLGLCFLPAFILAGLVPVIVAVLGDVL, from the coding sequence CTGCTGGCACGACCGCGCGACCGGGCCACGGCGGCGACGCCACAGCGGCGACCGGACGTCATCCGGCTCACCGCCGGTCTGGCCGGGGTCGCGGTCGCCGTGGTCGTCGGCGGTTGGCTCGGGCTGGCCGGCGGGGTGGTGGCCGCCGGGGCGCTCGACCGGCTGCTCCGGCGGATCGAGCCGCCGACCGTCCGGGACCGCCGGCTCGCCGAGGTCGCCGATCTGCCGCTCGCCGCCGACCTGCTGGCTGCGGCGATGCGGGCCGGCGCACCCGTCGACCGGGCGGTGATCGCCGTGGCGGAGGCGCTCGGCGGGCCGCTCGCCGACCGGCTCGGTCGGGTCGGCCGCACCCTCCTGCTCGGCGGAACACCGGAGGAGGCGTGGATGCATCTCGCTCCGGTGGACGGGGCGGACCGACTGGTGACCGCCGCCGTCCGCTCGGCCCAGAGCGGCGCGGCACTGGCCGGGGCACTGGCCCGCCTCGCCGACGACCTCCGGACCGATCGGGCGCTCGCCGCCGAGGCGTCGGCCCGCCGGGCGGGCGTGCTGATCGTGCTGCCGTTGGGGCTCTGCTTCCTGCCGGCCTTCATACTCGCCGGCCTGGTGCCGGTGATCGTCGCCGTCCTCGGCGACGTGCTCTGA